The Geminocystis sp. NIES-3708 genomic sequence TAAACAACAATAAGAATTAATGGGTAAATTCTCAAAATATTGATAAAAGCCTATAGCCGAAGCAGTAAGAGTTGCCCATGTATGAATGGCAAATTTAATTTTACCCGATGTGCCACCAGTAGGAATCATTATCCCCGTAAAACTAGGTGACTTTTGCTTGAAAGAAGAAAAATTATAATTAATATTACCAAAAATAATATCTGGTTTAACTATATTATTTATTTGTTCCCATTCATTACTCTGCCAATGAGAATTAATTAAAAAGACACAACTATTTGTAATAATACTAGCAAAAAAAGCTGAAATAAATTTACTGTGTTCTGTTTCAGCGATGAAAATAATTGGTTTTTTAATTGTTATTTTAGCAAAATTAATTTCCGTTAAATAATTTATTATTAATGGTTCTAAATTTTCAAATTTATTATTAAATTTCCAATTATTATTTAATAATTTTAATTGTGGTAATATATTTGACTTTTTAAGCATCAAAATTACTGTAAAGCTTTTAAATAATCAATAGCAGCTTCTAACTTAGATTGATAAGATAAAGCAAATTGTTCAAACCAAAAACCTTCATCAGAATAAGGATCTAAATTTTTTAACCAAATTTCTGCTTTTCTTCTTAATTGTTTTTCTTGCCTTTGTTTTTCTAATTCTTTTTGTCTAATATCTTCTAAATTATCAATTTTTTTATTATGTTTTGTTTCTGACTGTTTTTGACTAAAATTTTCAGCTATATCTTGTAAAGATGATTCAGTTATAGAAGATTTTTTATCGGATTTATTGATAGATTTTTGTTGTTGAAATTTGGCTTCTATATCTGTTAATAAATCTAGTGAAGCATTACTTTTTTTAGTCATAGTAGATTTTTGTTGTTGAAATTTGGCTTCTACATCCGTTAATAAATCTAGTGAAGCATTACTTTTTTTAGTCGTAGTAGATTTTCGTTGCTGAAATTTGGCTTCTATATCTGACAATAAATCATCATCTTTTTCTTCTTGTTTCTGAGATTTCTTAGTATTTTGTATCTCCGATAACAAAGAATCTATATTATCTTTATTTTCTTTATTATTCACTGGCTGACAATAAGTATTAATAGCATTTTTAATAATATTTTTTTTTTGCTGTTTTTGTTGATACTTATTCTGAATTTGAGTAAAAATATCATCTATATTACTCATAGCTAAAATTAGGTATATATCACTTAAATTATAACATTATTTGAACTATGTAGGGTAGAAGAATTATAAAAGTTTAGATAGTAAAAGTATCTTTTTCTACCCCATTAAACACTAGGCAACTATATCTAATATAGATTATAAGGCTTCCCAACGGAAATAACGTTCTCCACCAAGTTCTAAAACTACTTTAATTTTTGGTTCTTGTTTTGTTAAACTAATTAAATACTCTTTTTCTTGATTAGAAAGCACAAAACCTTCAATAATCCATAAAACTAAACCTTTAGAAGAAGAAGGTATATTTTCTAGTTGAGAAAGAGCAATAGGTGGGATAAAATAAGTAGGTCCAACTGCACCTTCTTGACCAATATTTTTCTTTCCTAAATGAGGAGGGCGCACTCCATGAATGCCCATTAAATAAGCACTTAAATCCCCTAATCCCCTAGCTGAAATATTAATAGTATTATAACCTGAAGCTCTTAATCTTCTTTGATAACGCCCTTCAAAACCTCCTTCAAGAGGTGCATAGACAGCTACAATGCCTGATTTTTCTAAATCTTTGATAAAACCTTTTCCTGTAGTTAATAATGGCATATTTTTTATTGTTACTAATAATATTTATCTCAATTTTCTTGATTATAATAGGACGAGTGTTTATTTGATCCAGTTAAATGAGTTGATAAATTAAAATGCTTTAATCATCGATAAAAATTTCTATAATAGGTTAGGTTAATTAAGTTGTGTGATGAGGCATCAAAATGGTGAATGAATTAAGGGCTGTGTTAGAATTAGCGACGGAAGAAGAATTGCAACAAGTTACAAAAGTTCTCTTTAGTCGAAGATTTAATCCTATTGATTACTTAAATACCCCAGATCCTCTCGATGTGCAAAGTCAAGATTGGCAAGGATGGTTAGACACTATAGAAAAGCGTTTTCGTTTTTTGGCGGCAGATGGTGTAACAGTCTTACGTCGTCAAACCGATAAAGTTTCATATCGAGACACTTTAATTCAAGTGTGTCGTTATTTAAAAATTCCTTATGCTCAACAAATGACAACTATTGAAATTGAAAGTGAAATTTTCTTAAACTTATTACAAAAAGCATGGCATAAATTACCACCATCAGAACAAAAATCCCTTAAAAGTAGGGTTATTTCTTCTTTAGCCGATAGTACAATTCCTGAACCTTTGCCTTTAAATTTACAACATGATCCTGTTAAAATTTTATTACAGGGCAGCAGTGTTGTTGCAGTCAGTTCTATTTTAAAACCTTGGTTGCTACAAAAAATAGCCCAACAATTTGCTATACATTTCGCTACCTATCAGGTGGCTAAAACAACTATTATTAATGGTGGCATTGCCACAGCTACTCAATTACAAAATCATTTTACTCTACAAATGGCTAAACGGGGAATGGTGATGAGTACAGCTAGATATACGGCAGTAAGAGGTATTTTTACTTTCTTAGGTCCTGTATTATGGGGATGTTTCTTTGCTGATTTAGGCTGGAGAGCAATCTCAACTAATTACACAAGAATTATACCAGTTATTTTTACCCTAGCACAAATTCGCCTTACTCGTGGCGATGATTGGCAGTTATTACCTTGTTAAACTAGGGTGTATCGTCATGACTATTTTATTGATGATGAAGTTAATAAATCAAAACATAAAAATAGTCTGCACAGTGCAAATAGTTAAAAATAGTCAAGTTTTATTAAATTTACTGTCAGAATTTTCAGGATAACAGTTAAAAATTATTGTTTTAACAACAGAGTCTTCTCAGGTTAAGAAAAAAGTTTAAAAACAACACTACAAAACTATGTAAATCCTAAATTAATTATTATTTTGCAATCACAGGAGTGGGAAAAGGCGGTGGAAGATAAATATGACGATAGTAGAGCGAATATAATCTGTCGCCATCTTCTTAATTTTAGGTGGGAAATTATCAATTTTAATAACCATTGTCTATTCCCTATTTCCTAATATTGAAAGAAGTTTATTAGTATTAATCTTGCCCACAACAAGTATTAATGCCTAGACTCTTGAGAATTAAATCACTCACGGCATTGGCGATCGCAAATTCACTGTAAAAACTTTTTTGAAAATCAAAAGACTGCATTTCTGTAACTATAGCAATAACCAACGAACCAAGATCATTTTCTCCTTCTAGTCTTTGACGAATAAAGATTTGAGCCGCCCTTGAAGCAATTGTTTCATTAATAGTTTCAGGGATAAATTCTTGATCTAACCATTGATGTAAGTTGGTTTTAAGCCAAGTTTGTTCAACATCAGCATTTTCTAAGGGGGGTAAAACAATAGGAGGAATAGGTTGAGACATGATTAAATAATATTATAGATTTCCTTTATTAGAAATTATATATATTTAGTTCAACAGTTATGATCGATATTCCCTCTATTATTCAGGGGTATGCCCATGGTAATTTTTTAATGGCTGATGATTATCAACAGTTGGCATGGTATTCTAGTGACCAAAGAACTCTAATTCCTTTGGATAATCGTTTTCGTTATCCCAAATCTTTACAACGAGTATTAAATAAAAATACTTTTTCTGTTGCTATTAATCGAGATTTTGTAGGAGTTTGTCGAGGTTGTGCCAATCGAAAAACAACTTGGATTTCTTCCGAATTAATTGATATTTATATAGAATTAAATCGTGCTGGTTGGGCTTATAGTTTTGAAACATGGCACAATGATCAATTAGCAGGAGGTATTTTGGGTATTGTTATTCGAGGTGCTTTTATCGGTGAATCAATGTTTTTTAATATTCCTGAAGCTTCCAAAGTTGCGATGGTAAAATTAGTTGAACACTTGCGATCGCAAAATTTTGTTTTATTCGATGCTCAAATGCAAAATCCTCACCTTCAAAGATTTGGATCATATATCATTGACAATAAAGAATATATGAAACTATTATCACAAGCCCTTGACACTCAATGTAATTTTATTAGCAAATAAAGAAAAATTATTGTGACAGGAATACTTTACCTTGTAGCTACTCCCATTGGTAACTTAAAAGATATAACATTTCGTGCTATCGAAACCTTGCAAACCGTTGATTTAATCGCCGCTGAAGATACTAGACACACCGCCAAGTTATTAAATCATTATCAAATCAAAACCCAGACTATCAGTTACCATCAGCATAATCACCAAGCTAGAGTTAGTGAATTAATCACCAAATTATTAAACGGTTTAAATATTGCCTTGGTAACTGATGCTGGAACACCAGCTATTTCAGATCCGGGTTATCATTTAGTATTGGCTTGTATTGAATCCAATATTAACATTATACCCATACCCGGTGCGATCGCTGCTATTAATGGATTAGTCGCATCAGGATTACCCACCGAAAAATTTTGTTTTGAGGGATTTTTGCCAACAAAAAAGAAATTAAGAGAAGAATTATTAAATAAATTACAAACAGAAAAACGCACTCTCATTTTTTATGAAGCCCCCCACAAATTACAGAAAACTTTAACAGATTTAGCTGATTTTTTGGGTATAAATAGAAATATTTGTTTGGCAAGAGAATTAACTAAAATTCATGAAAATTTTTGGCGTGGTAATCTACAAAAAGCTATAGAATTTTATCAACATCATGAACCAAAAGGCGAATATACTATTATTATCGAAGGAAATAAGGAACAAGAAGAAATTGAATTATCAGAAACTCAAATTAAAGAAGAAATTGAAAAATTATTAAAACAAGGTATGAGTAAAACTGAAGCTAGTCAAAAATTAGCTAAATATACTAACTTATCTCGCCGAGAAATTTATCAATTAATGATTAGTAAAAATTAGGAATTATTTAATCTTTTTTTAATGGCAAAAATCATAAAGTTATGCTTAAGCAAATATTGCAAAAATCATAAAAAAAAGAGTTGATAAAAATAGAATCACAAAATAGAATTAAAGTGATTGTTCTAAAATTATGCAATCATTTGTTCTTAAAAATTAAGAGAGTTTTTCATGTCTAAAATAAAAGTAGCTATCAACGGTTTTGGCAGAATTGGTAGATTAGTATTTCGTGCAGGAATTGATAACCCTAACATTGAATTTGTGGGAATTAATGATTTAGTGCCACCAGAAAATATTGCCTATCTTCTTAAATATGACTCTACTCACGGTAAATTTAACGGCACTGTAGAGGCGAAAGAAAATGGCATCGAAGTCAACGGTAAATTTATTCCCTGCGTTTCCGTGCGTAATCCTGAAGAATTGCCTTGGGAAGAATATGGTGCAGAATATGTTGTGGAAGCCACAGGTTTATTTACTGATTATGAAGGTGCAGGAAAACACCTCAAAGCGGGAGCAAAAAAAGTTGTAATTTCAGCACCTACAAAAGATCCTGAAAAAGTAGCTACCTTATTAATGGGAGTCAATCATGAAAATTATCATCCAAGTAGCCATGATGTAGTTTCTAATGCTAGTTGTACTACTAACTGTTTAGCACCTATCGCCAAAGTATTAGACGATAACTTCGGTTTAACAGAAGGTTTAATGACTACAATCCACGCCATGACAGCTACTCAACCCACCGTTGACGGGCCAAGTAAAAAAGATTTTCGAGGCGGTAGAGGGGCAGCCCAAAACATAATACCATCTTCCACAGGGGCGGCTAAAGCAGTAGCCTTAGTATTACCTCAACTGAAAGGAAGATTGACAGGTATGGCTTTTAGAGTACCAACTCCTAACGTTTCCGTAGTAGATTTAACCTTCCGCACAGAAAAAGCCACCAATTATCAAGGCATTTGCGAAGCCATGAAAAAAGCCTCTGAAACTGACTTAAAAGGTATTTTAGGTTACACTGATGAAGCCGTAGCATCATCCGATTTTGTTACAGATTCCCACTCCAGTATATTTGACGCTGGAGCTGGAATAGAACTTAACTCTAACTTTTTTAAAGTCGTTTCTTGGTATGATAATGAATGGGGTTATTCTAACCGTATGATAGATTTGATTTTATTTATGGCGAATAAATAATCAGTAATGAGTAATTAACAGTTGATAGATAAATTGTTCATTGTTAATTATTCATTGTACTTTGTCAGAGTCCCCATTGATGTTTAAGGACATCCTTATACACATTTTCCCTAACTAACATTTCCTCGTATAATTTAATTAAAAAATCTGCCGCTTGTTCTCTACTCATATTTTGGACTTGAGTTTGAAAAGAACGTAAATTGAACTGTTGCTCTAACGATAATCCCATCGAATTAGACATAATCTTAGATTCTCCTTTACTTTAGAACTAAAACTTGTTATTCTTGATCAAGGGTAAGCCAGAAACACTTTCCTTGAATAAAATAACCTCTTTAATAAATATCATAGCAAAAACTACTAAACTGCTCATTTTGAACAATGAGTATAAATACTTATTATAATTCGATAATTTTGATCTGGGGTAAATGTTAAAATTCCCTAAAAATAAAATTCGATTAAAAAGGTAGTTATAACTATGTTAGGATTTAAGGACTAGACATAGCTTATAGTAAAGGTAAAACATTTAAAAAACTCCAGATTATTCTAAATCAAACAACAAATTAAACAAAACTTTGATAATTAAGTTGAGAATAAAGCAATCAATGATATGTGAGTCTTTATCGGATGATAAGACACAATTTAATAATCAAAAATAAAATAGAGTTAGTGATTCAAAGTAATTTACTAGCTCGTTTATTGTGAATATTTGAGTTAATCTGTGGTAATTTTATAAATCTTAGAAAAATTAATTGCAATATAAAAAAATAGGAGAAAACTTCAATGTCAGTACGTCTTTATGTTAAGTTACCAAAGGCAGAATTAGAAAAAGAAGGTTTTGAAAAAATGTTCAGTGAATTTGAGCCTTCTTTCACCACTAAACTGATAAAAGAACGTAAAAAAAATGAGTGTCGTGGTTTTGGATTCGTAACGGTGCCCACCGATGAAGATGCTGATTTATTTATCAGTAAATACAATAATCAAGTTTTTATTTACAACGACGAACCTTTTAAAGATGAAAACGGAGCTGATTTTGTATTATTAATCGAAAAAGCCTTACCTCGCACTAAAGGTGAGAAAGAGGAAAATGGAACTGTCACAGAAGGTAGTGAAGATCAATCTGGAGCTGAGAATAAAGTAGCGACTCCAGAAATAGAAACCGTTAAACCTAGCCGTCGTGAAGGTCCTAAAAAAACCACCACGAAGAAATCTCGTGGAAAAAGTAACGGTGGTGCTAAACCTAAAGGTGATAGATCTGTTTCTGTCTCTGAATCAATCCAACCCGATCCTCGTTGGGCGAATGAGTTAAGTAAATTAAAGGAAATGTTTGCTGCTCAAACTTCTAACTAAATTCCTCTGTCCATAATATCTTTCATGTCAGAAAAAAACTCCCGTTGAATTTGGCAACAAAAACATTACAAATCAACGGGTAATAAACTTTGACCAGCAAAAAAATATCTTAATTCCTTATTTTTGAAAAGTTTTTTGACGCTCAATACATTTTTATAGTTGAGTAATCGTGACATCCCATAACTAGCCACAAAGTAATGTATAGTGAATAGTTAAACAAATAGGTTACTCTTGCTTATTAACAAAAACCACAATTAAACAAGTAAGAAACCTTACCGATAGAGCATATTTTGATTGATTAACAAAAAATATAATCTTTCTGTCTGACTGTTAGCACCTCTCCCAAGTCAGTTATTACCTATTTTTAGATAGAACTCAGATATTTACTAAGATTTATCAAGATTAGTTTAGTTAAGTGTATGTGAAATGAGAATAGCCCGTTACAATTGAGATTGCATTTAGTGACTCAGTATCAATATCTTGACCATTTTACATTGATATTTGATAATAAATATTATTTTATCTATAGACTAAATTCTATATTAATTGATTGTCAAAAATTATGTTGAATCAAGAATCTATTTTAGAGGTTTTAAAACCCGTCCAAGATCCAGAATTACAAAAAAGTTTAGTAGAATTGAACATGATCCGTAATATAGCGGTGAAAGATGGTGATGTTAGTTTTACCCTCGTTTTGACTACTCCAGCGTGTCCATTACGGGAGTTTATTCGAGAAGATTGTGAAAAAGCCATTAAAACATTAGAAGGAGTTAATTCAGTTACAGTTGAAATCACAGCCGAAACTCCTCAGCAAAAGCCTTTACCTGATAGGCAATCGGTGAATCAAGTTAAAAATATTATTGCTATTTCTAGCGGTAAAGGAGGAGTGGGAAAAAGTACTGTTTCAGTCAATGTTGCTGTTGCCCTTGCCCAAATGGGTGCAAAGGTAGGTTTATTAGATGCTGATATTTATGGACCGAATGCACCTACAATGTTGGGTTTAAATGATGTACCCATTGAGGTAGAAAAATCGTCATTAGGAGATATTTTACAACCTGCCTTTAATCATGGTATTAAAATGGTTTCCATGGGTTTTTTAATTGATCCTGATCAACCCGTAATGTGGCGAGGTCCAATGCTAAACGGAATTATACGTCAATTTTTGTATCAAGTCAATTGGGGAGAATTAGATTATTTAATCGTCGATATGCCACCGGGTACAGGTGATGCTCAATTAACTTTAGCACAAGCAGCCCCTCTTGCTGGTGCAGTAATTGTAACAACACCTCAAACCGTTTCTTTACAAGATGCTCGTCGAGGTTTAAAAATGTTTGAACAATTAGGCACAAATATTTTAGGATTAGTAGAAAATATGAGCTATTTTATCCCCCCTGATATGCCTAATAAGAATTATGACCTTTTTGGCTCTGGTGGCGGTGAAAAAGCATCAAAAGAGTTAAATGTACCTTTGCTCGGTTGTATTCCATTAGAAATTTCTCTCCGAGAAGGTGGAGACGTTGGTATTCCTATTGTAGTGGGTAATCCTGAATCAGCTTCGGCGATCGCTCTGACAAAAATAGCTCAACAAATCGCCGCTAAAGTCTCTGTAATGGCATTAAAGTAATTAATAATTAATAATTGTTTTAAACTGAGATCTTGCACCTTCAATAAAACTACTTAATAGATATAGTGAAGAAAATCAATTTAAAATAAATTTGAGTAAATTATTATAATATTTTCTGTGTCTTAATCTTTATTAATGATCAATTAGCAAACGTGAATGATACTAAAAATCTCGATTGGTTTCTCATTAGTTTAGTTATTGCTATTAGTAGCTTCGGTAGTTTAATTATTTATAGCACTCAAATTTATAAACAGGGTACAGATTGGCAAAGTCAACTAATTATGGTTGTTATTGGCTCAATTATATTACTGGGTTTATCAAATTATCGTTATGAACTATTGCTAAAGTATCACTGGGTTACTTATCTTATCACTAATCTTCTTTTATTAGCGGTCATTTTTGCTGGTACAACGGTTAATGGTGCTCAAAGTTGGATTAATATTCTTGGTTTTCAATTTCAACCTTCAGAATTTGCTAAAGTCGGTTTAATTATTTCTCTGTCTGCTTTTTTACATTATCGAGATGCTTCAAAACTCTCTAATTTTCTGCCTGTGATTGCCATAGTTGGTTTACCTTGGGTGTTGATAATGATTCAACCTGATTTAGGCACAGGGTTAGTATTTGGAGCGATTACTTTAACCATGTTATATTGGGCAAATGCGAATTTAGGTTGGATTTTATTAATTTTATCTCCCCTTATTTCCGCTTTTTTGTTTAATATTATTTTTCCCCTCTGGCTCATTTTCGTGGTTGCCATGATTTTGATTGCTTGGTTTACCCTTCCTTATCGTTTTAAGCATATTTGGGCTTTAATTACATTATTCTTGAATTACTTAGCAGGACAATTAGGGCATATTTTTTGGGATTTATTAAAACCTTATCAAAAAGATCGTCTCACTTTATTTTTGACTCCTGAAAAAGATCCTCTCGGTGGCGGTTATCATTTAATACAGTCAAGAATTGCCATTGGTTCAGGTAAAATTTACGGTAATGGTTTTCTTGACGCTACCCAAACTCATCTTAACTTTGTGCCTGAACAACATACTGACTTTATCTATAGTGCGATCGCAGATCAATTTGGTTTTATTGGTGGTATCACTATCTTAATCGTGTATTGGTTAATTTGTTGGCGTTTAGTGATGATTGCGATGCGATCAAGAGATAATTTTGGATCATTATTAGCGATAGGAGTATTAGCGATGATTGCATTTCAAACCATTGTAAATATTGGAATGACCATGGGATTAGCACCTATTACAGGCATACCTTTACCTTTATTAAGTTATGGTAGATCATCTTTACTAACAAATTTTATCGCTTTTGGTTTAGTTGAAGCAGTAGCTAATGCCAGAATTATGAAAATAGCTAAGTCTCGTTAATAATAGGCAATGGCTGAATTGGATATAAAGTTATCGTCTAAAATGAAACTAGAAGACTACAGGGAGAGGAGCAAATTGACTTAAACATTATTAAAATTTATTCTCGATAATTATTTATCAAATTCAATTCAGTTTTTTTTACTATCTCCTAACCCTTGTCTCCTGGCTTCACCAAAGATTTTATGTAAAACTGAGGCATATAATCAATTAAATGATCAATCAAGAATAAAGGCAGAAATGTAAATCCTGCCCCAATCAAAAATTAATTTTTCAACTAAAATCAAGCTATTTGATGAATAACATCTCCTGATAAGTAGGTAAAGGCCATAATTCATCGGCAATTTCTTCTTCTAAAGCATCAGCATATTTGCGCACTTCATCCATTAATGAACGAATAGTTGTGGCAAAATATTTCAGATGAGCTTCTGTGCTCTCAAAGTCATGTTTAGAAACAGCATCACTTAATTTTTGAACTTCTGCCATCATAGAATCTGCTAATTCTGAGACTTTTTTAACGGTGGTTTTATCAATTTCAATGCCAATATCTTTAAGACTAGCCATGGTATTGGTAAGACTAGATAAATATTTCATCGCTGCGGGGTAAATGGTGGTTTTAGCAATGCTAATGACTAATTTTGCTTCTACCTCAATAGATAATAAATATTGTTCGGCATAAACTTCAAAACGGCTTTCTAACTCTTTTGGAGAAAGGACACCCATTTTCTGGAATAATTCTTCAATATGTTTTTCTTTTAACACAGGTAAAGCATCAGCAGTAGTAGGTAAATTCTTTAAGCCTCTTTCCTCAACTGCCATTTTATGCCATTCAGAAGAGTAACCATTGCCACCAAAAATTACATTTCCATGTTCTTCCATAATTTCCTTGAGGATCTTATGAATAGCTGTATTTAATTCTGTACCTTTGTTTAATTCAGCTTCTAATTCTCCAGCGATCCAATCCAAAGATTCTGCTAAGATTGTGTTCATAGCTACCAACGGACCTGCTACAGATTGATGTGAACCAACGGCACGAAACTCGAAACGATTGCCCGTAAAAGCAAAGGGAGATGTACGATTTCTGTCACCCGGATCCATCGGAATTTCTGGTAAAGTATCGACACCTATATTCATGGTTTCAGCCGCTTTTGAGCTTTTTACTTCTCCTTTGAGAATTTGCTCAAAAACATCTTCTAATTGTGATCCTAAATATACAGATATAATAGCAGGAGGAGCTTCATTTGCCCCAAGACGATGATCATTACTTGCTGTAGCTACCACCGCCCGTAATAAAGGTCCATATTTATGAACACCTCGAATCACCGCACCACAGAAAACTAAAAATTGTGCATTAGCATGGGGAGTGTCACCCGGATCTAATAAATTACCTTGAGTAGCATTGCCGACAGACCAGTTAACGTGTTTACCAGAGCCATTAATTCCAGCGAAGGGTTTTTCATGAAGTAGGCAAGTAAAACCATGTTTTTTCGCCATTTTACGTAAAATTGTCATGGTTAACTGTTGATGATCTGTTGCCACATTCGCCGCTTCAAAAAAAGGTGCTAATTCAAATTGTCCGGGGGCAACTTCATTATGACGAGTTTTGGCTGGAATACCTAAACGATACATGGATTCTTCCACATCCTGCATAAATACTTGTACTCGTTCAGGAATTGCTCCAAAATAATGATCATCAAATTCTTGTCCTTTAGCAGAAGGTTTACCAAATAATGTTCTTCCTGCTAATAATAAATCTGGGCGACTATGGGCAAAATTGGAGTCCACTAAAAAATATTCTTGTTCTGCACCACAACTAGAATTAACGGGAGCTATATCTTTATGACCTAATAATTTTAATACTTTTTGGGCAGCCTTATTCATGGCAGCATTTGATCGCAACAGAGGGGTTTTTTTATCTAACGCTTCACCTGTCCAAGAAACAAACACGGTAGGAATACATAAAGTTACGCCATTATCAGTTTCCATGACATAAGCGGGGCTGGTGACATCCCATGCTGTATATCCTCTGGCTTCAAAAGTAGAACGAATACCACCATTAGGGAAAGATGAGCCATCAGGTTCGCCTTTTACTAATACCTTACCAGCAAATTCAGAAATTACAGAACCATCTCCTTGTACTGAGACAAAACCATCATGTTTTTCAGCCGTGGAGTTAGTGAGAGGATAAAAAACGTGGGCATAATAAAGAGCTTTTTTGGAAATCGCCCAATCTCTCATGGCAGTAGCAACCACATCGGCGATGGACATATCAAGGGGTTCACCTGTTTGAATCGTCTTTTTTAAAGATTTGAATATTGTTTTGGGAAGACATTCTTGCATCTTACTGAGGGTGAAAACATCTTTTGCCCACATATCTTCTAACCGTTTCGGGGTGTTAAACGGTTTAATTTCTCGATTTGTAATCTGATAAATGGCTTGAACCCGTGAATTATTTCCGCTCATAACTAACTTTATTTTAGACAATGTTTTATCATAACTAAATATGGGTTTAAAAAAAAGTTCATCAGTAACAATTTTTAGATTTGTTTCAGATTAATAAAGTAATGTCAATTTAGAAAACAAAGGTATAACTTGATGATTTATTATCTAAAATTGATTTTAATATTAATTTTGGTTTTTTTTTAATAGATAATAAAGTGTCTAATCTCAGGGATATAATCAATAAAATAGATAGCAAAATTAAGCAATGCAAGGTTCTTTTAGAAAAGTTATTATCGGATCAATTTTTTTTGTTACTACTATAATTATTGCTATCATTGGTTATGTTTCTTTTGGTTGGTCATGGCTTGAATCGATTTATATGGTTGTGATCACAATTTTTGGAGTTGGTTATGGAGAAGTACAACCTTTAGAGACTCCTGCCCAAAGAATTTTTACCATGTTTGTAATTGTTGCTGGTACATCATCGGCAGTTTATGGCGTAGGAGGCTTTATTCAAATGGTGACGGAAGGAGAAATAAATCGGGCTTTTGAAGCTGATAGACAAAGGAAAACTTTAGCAAATTTAGAAAATCATGTTATTATCTGTGGTTTTGGACATATAGGACAAGTTTTAGCAAAACAACTAGAAGAAGCAGACGAATTATTTGTTGTTATTGATAATGATGCAGAAAATTTGAGTACTGCTAAAAATAGATCTTATTCAGTGCAAGAGGGAGATGCCACTGACGAAAATGTACTGATTAGTGTCGGCATTGAAAAAGCAAAAGTATTAGCTACTGTTTTACCTAATGATGCTACTAATGTTTTTATCACTCTTACGGCAAGGGAATTAAACCCTGATTTAGTTATTTT encodes the following:
- a CDS encoding TrkA family potassium uptake protein, yielding MQGSFRKVIIGSIFFVTTIIIAIIGYVSFGWSWLESIYMVVITIFGVGYGEVQPLETPAQRIFTMFVIVAGTSSAVYGVGGFIQMVTEGEINRAFEADRQRKTLANLENHVIICGFGHIGQVLAKQLEEADELFVVIDNDAENLSTAKNRSYSVQEGDATDENVLISVGIEKAKVLATVLPNDATNVFITLTARELNPDLVILARGELPSTEKKLRLAGANHVVLPASVSGLRMANLITSPSMVDFLAQKEEQNYLNDLLMQINVQIEELVVGHTSRLVGRTVRELEIRGKGAFIVVALRRGNEPLITHPNPSLLLNSGDILIVLGHQEDLPQFARFYQLNRNNQSQGIKSSYNDRV
- a CDS encoding Mrp/NBP35 family ATP-binding protein; the protein is MLNQESILEVLKPVQDPELQKSLVELNMIRNIAVKDGDVSFTLVLTTPACPLREFIREDCEKAIKTLEGVNSVTVEITAETPQQKPLPDRQSVNQVKNIIAISSGKGGVGKSTVSVNVAVALAQMGAKVGLLDADIYGPNAPTMLGLNDVPIEVEKSSLGDILQPAFNHGIKMVSMGFLIDPDQPVMWRGPMLNGIIRQFLYQVNWGELDYLIVDMPPGTGDAQLTLAQAAPLAGAVIVTTPQTVSLQDARRGLKMFEQLGTNILGLVENMSYFIPPDMPNKNYDLFGSGGGEKASKELNVPLLGCIPLEISLREGGDVGIPIVVGNPESASAIALTKIAQQIAAKVSVMALK
- the rodA gene encoding rod shape-determining protein RodA, with translation MNDTKNLDWFLISLVIAISSFGSLIIYSTQIYKQGTDWQSQLIMVVIGSIILLGLSNYRYELLLKYHWVTYLITNLLLLAVIFAGTTVNGAQSWINILGFQFQPSEFAKVGLIISLSAFLHYRDASKLSNFLPVIAIVGLPWVLIMIQPDLGTGLVFGAITLTMLYWANANLGWILLILSPLISAFLFNIIFPLWLIFVVAMILIAWFTLPYRFKHIWALITLFLNYLAGQLGHIFWDLLKPYQKDRLTLFLTPEKDPLGGGYHLIQSRIAIGSGKIYGNGFLDATQTHLNFVPEQHTDFIYSAIADQFGFIGGITILIVYWLICWRLVMIAMRSRDNFGSLLAIGVLAMIAFQTIVNIGMTMGLAPITGIPLPLLSYGRSSLLTNFIAFGLVEAVANARIMKIAKSR
- a CDS encoding glutamine synthetase III, which codes for MSGNNSRVQAIYQITNREIKPFNTPKRLEDMWAKDVFTLSKMQECLPKTIFKSLKKTIQTGEPLDMSIADVVATAMRDWAISKKALYYAHVFYPLTNSTAEKHDGFVSVQGDGSVISEFAGKVLVKGEPDGSSFPNGGIRSTFEARGYTAWDVTSPAYVMETDNGVTLCIPTVFVSWTGEALDKKTPLLRSNAAMNKAAQKVLKLLGHKDIAPVNSSCGAEQEYFLVDSNFAHSRPDLLLAGRTLFGKPSAKGQEFDDHYFGAIPERVQVFMQDVEESMYRLGIPAKTRHNEVAPGQFELAPFFEAANVATDHQQLTMTILRKMAKKHGFTCLLHEKPFAGINGSGKHVNWSVGNATQGNLLDPGDTPHANAQFLVFCGAVIRGVHKYGPLLRAVVATASNDHRLGANEAPPAIISVYLGSQLEDVFEQILKGEVKSSKAAETMNIGVDTLPEIPMDPGDRNRTSPFAFTGNRFEFRAVGSHQSVAGPLVAMNTILAESLDWIAGELEAELNKGTELNTAIHKILKEIMEEHGNVIFGGNGYSSEWHKMAVEERGLKNLPTTADALPVLKEKHIEELFQKMGVLSPKELESRFEVYAEQYLLSIEVEAKLVISIAKTTIYPAAMKYLSSLTNTMASLKDIGIEIDKTTVKKVSELADSMMAEVQKLSDAVSKHDFESTEAHLKYFATTIRSLMDEVRKYADALEEEIADELWPLPTYQEMLFIK